One genomic window of Cololabis saira isolate AMF1-May2022 chromosome 3, fColSai1.1, whole genome shotgun sequence includes the following:
- the tent5aa gene encoding terminal nucleotidyltransferase 5A — translation SSSSSSSSSVSVSVLGWEQVQRLDAILTETIPIHGRGNFPTLEMQPRQIVKVVRSRMEEKRIHVRDVRLNGSAASHVLHDDSGLGFKDLDLIFCADMRGENDFQTVKDIVLDCLLDFLPDCVNKEKITPLTLKEAYVQKMVKVCNDSDRWSLISLSNNRGKNVELKFVDSLRRQFEFSVDSFQIKLDSLLLFYECSENPMAQTFHPTIVGESVFGDFGQALDHLRHKVICTRNPEEIRGGGLLKYCHLLVRGFRAASESEMKSLQRYMCSRFFIDFPDIGEQQRKLESYLQNHFVGLEDRKYDYLMTLHGVVNESTVCLMGHERRQTLGLIAMLAVRVLAEQNVIPNVANVTCYYQPAPYVADGNFSNYYIAQVQPVFACQQHAYSTWLQCN, via the exons agcagctccagcagctccagctccagcgtgAGCGTGAGCGTCCTGGGCTGGGAGCAAGTGCAGCGTCTGGACGCCATCCTGACGGAGACCATCCCCATCCACGGCCGGGGGAACTTCCCCACCCTGGAGATGCAGCCGCGCCAGATCGTGAAGGTGGTGCGCAGCAGGATGGAGGAGAAGCGCATCCACGTCCGGGACGTGCGGCTCAACGGCTCCGCGGCCAGCCACGTCCTGCACGACGACAGCGGCCTGGGCTTCAAGGACCTGGACCTCATATTTTGCGCTGACATGAGAGGTGAAAATGATTTCCAGACTGTGAAAGACATAGTTTTGGACTGTCTTCTGGATTTTTTACCCGACTGTGTGAATAAGGAGAAAATAACCCCGTTGACTCTAAAG gaagCGTATGTGCAGAAGATGGTGAAAGTGTGCAACGACTCGGACCGCTGGAGCCTCATCTCCCTCTCCAACAACCGCGGGAAGAACGTGGAGCTGAAGTTCGTGGACTCCCTCCGGCGGCAGTTTGAGTTCAGCGTGGACTCCTTTCAGATCAAACTGGACTCCCTGCTGCTGTTCTACGAGTGCTCGGAGAACCCCATGGCCCAGACCTTCCACCCCACCATCGTGGGCGAGAGCGTGTTCGGGGACTTCGGCCAGGCCCTGGACCACCTACGTCACAAGGTCATCTGCACGCGGAACCCGGAGGAGATCCGCGGCGGGGGCCTGCTCAAGTACTGTCACCTGCTGGTGAGGGGCTTCCGGGCGGCGTCCGAGTCCGAGATGAAGTCCCTGCAGCGCTACATGTGCTCGCGCTTCTTCATTGACTTCCCCGACATCGGCGAGCAGCAGCGCAAGCTGGAGTCCTACCTGCAGAACCACTTTGTGGGCCTGGAAGACCGCAAGTACGACTACCTGATGACGCTGCACGGAGTGGTGAACGAGAGCACGGTGTGCCTGATGGGTCACGAGAGGCGGCAGACCCTGGGGCTCATCGCCATGCTGGCAGTGCGCGTCCTCGCCGAGCAGAACGTCATCCCCAATGTGGCTAATGTTACCTGTTACTACCAACCTGCTCCTTATGTGGCAGACGGCAACTTCAGTAACTACTACATAGCGCAGGTGCAGCCGGTGTTTGCCTGCCAGCAGCACGCGTACTCCACCTGGCTGCAGTGTAACTGA